CTATCACTGAGTATGCAGTTCATGGAGGATGGGGGAtcaggtttaaaaaaaatgataagaaaaggGTTAGAGCTATTTGCCAAGAAGGGTGCAAGTTTGTAGCTTACCTGGCAAAGATTTCAAGGGAGATGAGCTACCAACTCAAAACACTAAACTTGGAACATACTTGTAGTAGGAGTTATAAAAATCCTAGGTGTACTTCTAAATTCCTTGCCAAGAAGCTGGTGAAAAAAGTGAGGCGTCATCCTGAGCTTAAGGTTGCAAAAATTCAAGATGCTGTGCATGAAAAATATGTGGTCTAGATAAGTGCCAGCAAAGCAAGTAGGGCTAGGGGTCAAGCTCATGAATTTGTTGATGGGTCTTAAACAGAACAATATAACAAGCTATGGGACTATTGTGCAGAGTTAAGGAGGTCTAGTCCTGGTAGTATAATACTTATGAAGGTACAAACCTTCAATGAAGGTGATTTAGCAGCTGAGATGGATTTGCTGCCTAGGATGCCTTATTTCCAAAGGTTGTATATGTGTCTAGAAGCTTGTAAGAGGGGATTCTTGGCTGCATGCAGGCCAATTATTGGTTTGGATGCTTGCCATTTGAAGACCAAGTTAGGTGGACACTTGATTGCTGCAGTTGCTAGAGATCCCAATGAAAAACATTTCCCTCTAGCAATTGCAGTTGTAGAAGCTGAAACCAAGGATTCATGGACTTGGTTTCTAAATTTGTTGCTTGCAGACATAGGTGAAGCCAGGAGGTGGACATTCATATCAGTCCAGCAAAAGGTATGtattacaactttatttttcatGGTTAATGTTTGAGAATTTTAAAGCAAGCTACATTATTATGTTAGAGTTACTGACTTTACCCCTGTCTTGGTAGGGATTGGTGCAAACATTTGCTGACAATTGGCCACAATATGAACATAGGATTTGTTGTAGACATTTGTACAATAACTTGAGGAAGAATCACCCTGGTGTTCTTATTAGGGAGTTTTTCTGGAAAGCTGCAAAAGCAACATATCTCCAAGAATATGAGAGGGTCATGAATGAACTAAAAGAAATTGATGAAGGGGCATACAACTGGTTGCAAGACCATTCAACAACAATCTGGTCTAGACATATGTTTCGTGGGGATGCAATGAGTGATACGATACTGAACAATATGTGTGAGAGTTTCAATAGCAGGATCTTGAAATTTAGAAGGAAGCGCATAATTAGCATGGTAATTTATCTACATTCTTTTGTAAAGTTTCACtttaattgtaatttaataGTGTGATAATTCATTTCTCCATTTGTTTGTGTATTCAGCTTGAGGACATTAGATTGTATTTAATGGGACGATTTCAACTAAACAAGGAAACAATCTTGAAATTTGAGTCGGAGTTGTGTACTAAGGTTAAGAAGAGATTGTACAAGGAGAAGCTTGGAAGTGGCAAGTGGCTAGCTTGTTGGGCTGGTCATACCAAGTTTGAGGTCAAAAATGGGGTTAATAGCTTCATTGTGGACTTGGCTGAATACAAGTGCAGTTGTAGGAAATGGGAGATCACTGGTATACCTTGCTGCCATGCcatttcatgtatttttttcaaTAGAGAAGATGCTGAAAAATATGTAAATGACTACTACAAAGTCAATGCCTATAAGGCATGCTATGAGCCAATGATAGAGCCAATCAATGGGCAGAACATGTGGCAATCAAATGGACTTCCTTTTGTGCAACCTCCCATTAAACGTAGACCACCTGGCAGGCCTAAAAAAAGTAGAGTAAAGGAACCTGATGAACCAACCCGCCATACCAAGCTTAGAAGAGTAGGAGTCCCTAAGAAGTGTAAGGCATGTGGGAGGTTAGGCCATAACAAAAGAAGTTGCAAAGGGGAGGTTGGAGGAAATTCTTCACTTCCAGGAGCTACCAAAAggccaaaaaggaaaagaaccaACACCAAGAACGTAAATACTTGATCTAAGGCTTTATGACTAtcttgtattgttttttttttttcctccatttttaatatatctagtttttttttttccctcaatttttattattgtttaatgtTGTAGTTTTGATTATCTTGTATTTTCTGTTTGTAGGGGCATGAGGGTGGTCCAAGTGGTGGATCTCCCACTATTGAACCAAATCAGACAAGTGCACCACCTACCACCAGTGAAGCAGAATTCCCTTGTGCACCAGCCAATTCCAGACAAGTGCTACCACTTCCACTCCAACTAGAAACAGTTGTAGGGGTTCaacaaagtcaaaaaaaaaaacaatcactgATGAGACTCTAAGAGCCACTACAAATGCATCAAGGTATATGGATGCATTGAGGTTTAGAGAGAGCCAATCCTTTATGCATGGCCCAGGATTGTAAGCAGGATGTACTAGAGATATTTTGTAGAGGAGAGCAGCTTAATATTAGAGGGTAGCTTAATATTTTGTTACTAGCTGGAACTTATATTAAGATGATTTTAATTGATGTTAATGGCCTCCTTGATTTTTGTAAGGCCTTCTTCACATTTGTTTTATAATTGTGTTGACCATTGGAATGTCCTTAACTGTTTACAAGCTAGACAGTGGCTTTTATTTGCTAAACAACGATTTTCATTGTCAATGgaataagaatttattttgttatacgTTTGTGAATGTGATTCTGATTTGTGGTTAAACACACAACAGGTTATTTATTGTTGCTAGTTatgggattgattttttttttaatggtagtTAAACTCAACAGGTTCATTTATGTTATACAGTGGAATTAATGGCATCACTGTCATTTTTGTTGAGCCATCACAGGGCAGTTAGTGGAGATGCCAAATGCAATTATGTTATACAGTGGAATTAATGGAATCATTGTCAATTTTGTTGAGCCATCACAGGGCAGTTAGTTTAGATGATGCAATTGCATTTGGCAGTAACTGCATTGCACAATTTCAACTATTGCACAATCTGCACATTACTTGATTTTTCAAACCCCTTAAAGCTCAA
This DNA window, taken from Quercus robur chromosome 2, dhQueRobu3.1, whole genome shotgun sequence, encodes the following:
- the LOC126716061 gene encoding uncharacterized protein LOC126716061 gives rise to the protein MKVQTFNEGDLAAEMDLLPRMPYFQRLYMCLEACKRGFLAACRPIIGLDACHLKTKLGGHLIAAVARDPNEKHFPLAIAVVEAETKDSWTWFLNLLLADIGEARRWTFISVQQKGLVQTFADNWPQYEHRICCRHLYNNLRKNHPGVLIREFFWKAAKATYLQEYERVMNELKEIDEGAYNWLQDHSTTIWSRHMFRGDAMSDTILNNMCESFNSRILKFRRKRIISMLEDIRLYLMGRFQLNKETILKFESELCTKVKKRLYKEKLGSGKWLACWAGHTKFEVKNGVNSFIVDLAEYKCSCRKWEITGIPCCHAISCIFFNREDAEKYVNDYYKVNAYKACYEPMIEPINGQNMWQSNGLPFVQPPIKRRPPGRPKKSRVKEPDEPTRHTKLRRVGVPKKCKACGRLGHNKRSCKGEVGGNSSLPGATKRPKRKRTNTKNGHEGGPSGGSPTIEPNQTSAPPTTSEAEFPCAPANSRQVLPLPLQLETVVGVQQSQKKKQSLMRL